A DNA window from Maribellus comscasis contains the following coding sequences:
- a CDS encoding ABC transporter permease → MEKLIDIGKYIEIGINALEENFSDLWRAIDNIISWTVDSINDVFLVIPFYVIIILVTLGAYYAKAGKKSLKKEGIKDGASLAFFVVLGLILVWAMGYWEEAVQTTTLVIVSTFIALIFGIPLGIWAARSNTANAVIRPILDLMQTMPAFVYLIPAIFFFSVGNTPGVIATVIFSLPPAVRLTSLGIRNVPSDVIEAGYAFGATEKQILFKIQLPLAKTTILAGINQVILLALSMVVIASMVGAKGLGSIVYQGIQQNNIAKGFEAGLGIVVLAIILDRITQSIGKK, encoded by the coding sequence ATGGAAAAGTTAATAGACATAGGAAAATATATCGAAATCGGAATTAATGCACTGGAAGAAAATTTCTCAGATTTGTGGAGAGCTATAGATAATATAATCTCGTGGACAGTGGACAGTATAAACGACGTATTTCTGGTAATTCCGTTTTATGTAATCATTATTCTGGTAACACTTGGCGCCTACTATGCAAAAGCTGGAAAAAAATCATTAAAAAAAGAGGGAATAAAAGATGGTGCAAGTCTGGCTTTCTTTGTTGTTCTGGGACTTATTTTAGTATGGGCGATGGGTTACTGGGAAGAAGCTGTTCAAACCACAACCCTGGTAATTGTATCTACTTTTATCGCGCTTATTTTTGGTATTCCTTTGGGAATTTGGGCTGCCCGCAGTAACACCGCAAATGCAGTAATTCGTCCAATACTTGACTTAATGCAAACGATGCCGGCATTTGTATATCTCATTCCGGCCATATTCTTTTTTAGTGTTGGAAACACTCCGGGAGTAATTGCCACGGTTATTTTTTCGTTGCCACCTGCGGTTCGTTTAACCAGTTTGGGTATCCGAAATGTTCCGTCGGACGTAATTGAAGCCGGTTATGCATTTGGCGCTACCGAAAAACAAATACTTTTTAAAATTCAGTTACCCCTGGCCAAAACAACAATTCTTGCGGGTATAAACCAGGTCATTCTTCTTGCATTATCGATGGTGGTAATTGCATCCATGGTTGGGGCTAAAGGTTTGGGAAGTATTGTTTACCAGGGAATCCAGCAAAACAACATTGCCAAAGGTTTTGAAGCAGGACTTGGGATTGTTGTCCTAGCCATCATTTTGGATAGAATTACACAATCTATTGGAAAAAAATAA
- the folK gene encoding 2-amino-4-hydroxy-6-hydroxymethyldihydropteridine diphosphokinase, with the protein MHKVFLGIGGNLGNKRENFKKVFPLVEKHLGRIIHKSSVYETPPWGFHAKENFWNQVLIIESEQSPEELLKNIHTIEESFGREREKEGYNSREMDIDILYFDNTFIETDELLVPHPHIQKRLFVLVPLAEIAPDFKHPLFRLTSIQMLENCKDKSVIKKVE; encoded by the coding sequence ATGCATAAGGTTTTTTTAGGAATAGGAGGAAATTTGGGAAATAAAAGAGAAAACTTCAAAAAAGTTTTTCCCCTTGTTGAAAAGCACCTTGGAAGAATAATTCATAAGTCGTCTGTTTATGAAACACCACCCTGGGGATTTCATGCCAAAGAAAATTTCTGGAACCAGGTTTTAATTATTGAATCGGAACAGAGCCCGGAAGAGCTACTTAAAAACATTCACACAATTGAAGAATCGTTTGGAAGGGAAAGGGAAAAAGAAGGATACAACTCGCGGGAGATGGACATAGACATCTTGTATTTTGATAACACATTTATAGAAACCGATGAATTGCTTGTTCCTCATCCACATATACAAAAACGTTTATTTGTTTTAGTTCCGCTGGCCGAAATCGCTCCGGATTTTAAACACCCGCTGTTCCGGTTAACCAGCATTCAGATGCTTGAAAACTGCAAAGATAAATCAGTAATAAAAAAAGTGGAATAA
- a CDS encoding carbohydrate binding family 9 domain-containing protein, with translation MGSDVKYLVAVVAILLVVQVKGQQNTVNEHNEWRYLTCRAEEDIVLDGKLTEVSWQNAEILTDFWMSFPVDDKKADSALKTKVKITYNEQFIFIGAECYGDDNYIIQTLKRDNKEQNEDVFGVVIDPVNERTNGFTFIVNPLGVQKEMLITGQTGRREILEAGRTPQGVNLAWDNKWFSEVSNYPDKWVVEIAIPFKSLRYDESKPAWGVNFFRVDAKSNSIHTWSKVPIEFNELDLGYTGELIWDNPPKKTKGNISVIPYVLGGVYRDFEAGEPNDFDFQGGVDSKIALTSGLNFDLTVNPDFSQVEVDEQVTNLTLFDIRLPEKRLFFLENSDIFEDFGIPPMRPFFSRRIGLDEDGNSIPILFGARLSGNVNKDLRIGLMNMQTREKNDFQAQNYTAAAFHKQVLSRSVIKGYVHNRQATNSDTSNYNRNIGLEFLYRSVDGRFQGFLGYSKSFNPGVKSKNYFFNSGIGYDNRSVSVYSNFAGVGDNYVADMGYFRGQEYYDAVRDTSIRIGMTHWYTRGSYTFYPGSSKKIISHTPGFRIIRDLKSDLSTISVETELSYSIRFTNTSNLTAAYSMNHVNLLYPYSFTDEVPLPAENYKYQFGEITWFSDMRRRLSFNAGASYGGFYNGTRYRYLLGMKYRAQPWGNFSFMFEQNTLDFPAPYGKVELLLITPRIDVNFSKELFWTTFIQYDTQGDNFNINSRLQWRFQPMSDIYLVYTDNYSVDKRIPKNRALVLKVNYWLNL, from the coding sequence ATGGGAAGCGACGTAAAATATCTCGTTGCGGTCGTTGCAATTCTTTTGGTGGTGCAAGTAAAAGGACAGCAAAATACTGTTAATGAGCACAACGAATGGCGTTATCTCACTTGTCGCGCAGAAGAAGACATTGTACTCGACGGAAAACTGACAGAAGTCTCCTGGCAAAATGCGGAGATACTTACCGATTTCTGGATGAGCTTTCCGGTTGATGATAAAAAGGCTGACAGTGCCTTAAAAACAAAGGTGAAAATTACCTACAACGAGCAGTTTATTTTTATAGGCGCAGAGTGTTACGGCGATGATAATTACATTATTCAAACTTTAAAAAGAGACAATAAGGAGCAAAATGAAGATGTATTTGGCGTAGTTATCGACCCTGTAAATGAACGGACAAACGGGTTTACATTTATTGTAAATCCGCTGGGTGTGCAGAAAGAGATGTTAATAACAGGGCAAACGGGGCGACGTGAAATACTTGAGGCCGGACGAACTCCACAAGGTGTTAATCTTGCCTGGGATAACAAGTGGTTTTCAGAAGTTTCCAACTATCCCGACAAATGGGTGGTTGAAATTGCAATCCCGTTTAAATCGCTCCGTTACGACGAAAGCAAACCCGCCTGGGGAGTTAATTTTTTCAGAGTCGATGCCAAATCCAACAGTATACATACATGGTCGAAGGTACCTATTGAATTTAACGAACTTGACCTTGGATACACCGGGGAACTAATATGGGACAATCCGCCTAAAAAAACGAAAGGAAATATATCTGTAATCCCCTATGTTTTGGGAGGAGTTTATCGTGATTTTGAAGCTGGTGAACCCAATGATTTTGATTTTCAGGGAGGCGTGGATAGTAAAATAGCACTCACTTCCGGATTAAACTTTGACCTCACTGTAAATCCCGATTTTTCACAGGTTGAAGTTGATGAACAGGTTACAAACCTTACTTTGTTTGATATCCGGCTTCCTGAAAAACGTTTATTCTTTTTGGAGAACAGCGATATTTTTGAAGACTTCGGAATTCCTCCCATGCGTCCTTTTTTTTCGCGAAGAATTGGTTTGGATGAGGACGGTAACTCGATTCCAATTTTGTTCGGAGCCAGGTTGAGCGGCAATGTAAATAAGGATTTGCGAATTGGTTTGATGAACATGCAAACCCGGGAGAAAAATGATTTTCAGGCGCAAAATTATACCGCTGCAGCATTTCATAAACAGGTTTTATCGCGCTCGGTTATTAAAGGGTATGTCCACAACCGGCAGGCAACAAATTCCGACACTTCCAATTATAACCGAAACATAGGGCTTGAATTTTTATATCGTTCTGTGGACGGAAGATTCCAGGGATTTCTGGGATATTCGAAATCTTTTAATCCGGGGGTAAAATCAAAGAATTATTTTTTTAACTCCGGAATTGGATATGATAACCGTTCTGTTAGCGTATACAGTAATTTTGCAGGAGTGGGCGATAATTATGTGGCTGACATGGGGTATTTCAGAGGACAGGAATATTATGACGCGGTCCGCGATACTTCCATCAGGATTGGAATGACTCATTGGTATACAAGAGGAAGTTATACCTTTTATCCGGGAAGCAGCAAAAAGATTATTTCGCATACTCCCGGATTTCGTATCATTCGTGATTTAAAGTCCGACCTGTCGACGATAAGCGTTGAAACCGAACTAAGCTATTCCATAAGATTTACCAACACCAGCAATCTGACCGCCGCTTATAGTATGAATCATGTAAATCTTTTATATCCGTATTCTTTTACCGATGAGGTACCTTTGCCCGCCGAAAACTACAAATATCAGTTTGGAGAAATCACCTGGTTCTCGGATATGCGCAGAAGATTAAGTTTTAATGCGGGAGCATCATATGGTGGATTTTACAACGGGACACGTTACCGTTATCTTTTGGGAATGAAATACAGGGCACAACCCTGGGGAAATTTTTCATTTATGTTTGAGCAAAATACACTTGATTTCCCTGCCCCCTATGGAAAAGTGGAATTGTTGTTAATTACCCCACGCATCGATGTTAATTTTTCAAAGGAATTATTTTGGACCACTTTTATACAATATGATACACAAGGCGATAACTTTAATATAAACAGTCGTTTGCAGTGGCGTTTTCAACCCATGTCAGACATTTATCTGGTTTATACTGATAATTATTCTGTTGATAAAAGAATACCCAAAAACAGGGCTTTGGTTTTAAAGGTAAATTACTGGTTAAATTTGTGA
- a CDS encoding glycine betaine ABC transporter substrate-binding protein gives MLKLKKIGILFMVAVLAAAFTSCSNSGNKKETKSAQKEVSILYPNWAEGIAFTHLAKAALEGHNYEVELTNLEPGLIYGELSKTNSKGDVFLDAWLPNTHKDYWADYGNDLVKLGEAFSGGTTGLVVPSYVTINSIEELNASKDKFNEEIIGIGSGAGIHANTIKAIDEYNLDLEQVTSSGPAMVASLEKAIKNEEWIVVTGWKPHYMWANYDLKYLTDPKGVYPQDVCAIISRKGFDQDSPEAAKFFKNFNLEESQLYDLMAEIKASDEETGAQKWYEANKELVDSWFE, from the coding sequence ATGTTAAAATTGAAAAAAATTGGAATACTGTTCATGGTTGCTGTTTTAGCGGCAGCGTTCACATCGTGTTCGAACAGCGGAAATAAAAAGGAAACAAAAAGTGCTCAGAAAGAAGTTAGTATCCTGTATCCGAACTGGGCAGAGGGAATTGCATTTACACATTTAGCGAAAGCAGCACTTGAAGGTCACAATTACGAGGTAGAATTAACGAACCTCGAACCCGGATTAATTTACGGAGAATTGTCAAAAACCAATTCAAAAGGAGATGTTTTTCTGGATGCCTGGTTACCCAACACCCACAAAGATTACTGGGCCGACTATGGCAATGACCTGGTAAAGTTGGGAGAAGCATTTAGCGGGGGAACAACAGGTTTGGTTGTTCCTTCGTACGTTACAATTAACTCCATTGAAGAATTAAATGCCAGCAAAGACAAATTCAATGAAGAAATTATTGGTATTGGCAGTGGCGCCGGGATTCATGCTAACACAATTAAGGCAATTGATGAATACAATCTGGATTTGGAACAGGTCACCTCAAGTGGACCAGCTATGGTAGCAAGTCTTGAAAAAGCGATAAAGAATGAAGAATGGATTGTTGTTACCGGTTGGAAACCACATTATATGTGGGCAAACTACGATTTAAAATATTTAACCGACCCTAAAGGAGTATACCCGCAGGATGTGTGTGCCATTATTTCGCGAAAGGGTTTTGATCAGGACTCACCCGAAGCAGCCAAATTTTTTAAGAATTTTAATCTTGAAGAATCTCAACTGTATGATTTAATGGCTGAAATAAAAGCCAGTGATGAAGAAACGGGCGCACAAAAATGGTACGAAGCAAACAAAGAATTGGTAGATTCATGGTTCGAATAG
- the sppA gene encoding signal peptide peptidase SppA has translation MKEFFKYVLATVVGIVAVSIIGFFLMFMIVGVLISTTEKQISVQNNSMLVLPLDRQIVDRNPDDPFEDIEIPGFETIKTVGLDDIKTSLDKAVNDDRIKGIYLKLSAFNGGMASAEEIRNMLIDFKGKCDKPVYAYGDSYDQKSYYLATVADKIVIHPLGSVDFRGLGGEMMFYKNLLEKIGVEIQVVRGPNNKFKAAVEPFMLEQMSDENREQQLRYMSSLWNHMLTGISETRNISVDELNTLADEVQTFKQGTGFVEIGLVDYAKYKDEVLDDMREIAGISGKKGIPVVSVTDYADVEVKGFSEKYSRNKIAVIYASGDIGMSMGGEAIFGDELGREIRKVRQDSTYKAIVLRVNSPGGAVFDSEVIWREAKLAAEEKTLVVSFGDVAASGGYYISCPADKIVAQPNTITGSIGIFGTIPNFGELMNDKLGITTDVVKTNKNSDLLTLTRPMTGYEKQLLENYIARGYDTFLSHVAEGRGMTKEDVDAIGQGRVWSGENAKEIGLVDEFGGLDDAVELAAEIAGVEEYRTISLPFLPDPFEEFFKTGTDNLRARFLKNELGEKYRYYEYWKKATSFNGIFARMPYDIYVN, from the coding sequence ATGAAAGAGTTTTTTAAATATGTATTGGCAACGGTGGTCGGAATTGTTGCGGTTTCGATCATCGGATTTTTTCTCATGTTTATGATTGTTGGTGTCTTGATTTCAACAACCGAAAAGCAGATAAGTGTTCAAAACAATTCGATGCTTGTCCTTCCGCTCGACAGGCAAATTGTGGATCGTAACCCTGATGATCCTTTTGAAGATATTGAAATTCCCGGGTTTGAAACGATAAAAACGGTTGGTCTTGATGATATTAAAACATCGTTGGATAAAGCGGTTAACGACGACCGGATAAAAGGTATTTATTTAAAACTTTCGGCTTTTAACGGGGGAATGGCTTCTGCCGAGGAAATCAGGAATATGCTGATTGATTTTAAAGGAAAATGTGATAAGCCGGTTTATGCTTACGGCGACAGTTACGATCAGAAATCGTATTACCTGGCAACAGTGGCAGACAAGATTGTGATTCATCCACTGGGCTCAGTAGATTTCAGAGGACTTGGAGGTGAAATGATGTTTTACAAAAATCTGCTTGAAAAAATAGGAGTTGAGATACAGGTTGTTCGCGGGCCAAACAATAAATTTAAAGCGGCAGTTGAGCCTTTTATGCTTGAACAAATGAGCGATGAAAACAGAGAACAGCAACTCAGATATATGTCGAGTTTGTGGAATCATATGTTAACGGGAATTTCAGAAACCCGTAATATTTCTGTTGACGAATTAAATACGCTTGCCGATGAAGTACAGACGTTCAAACAAGGGACCGGTTTTGTAGAGATCGGACTGGTTGATTACGCAAAATATAAAGACGAAGTGCTGGATGATATGCGTGAAATTGCTGGAATAAGCGGAAAAAAAGGCATCCCTGTAGTTAGTGTAACCGATTATGCCGATGTTGAAGTAAAGGGATTCTCAGAAAAATACAGCAGAAATAAAATTGCAGTCATTTATGCCAGTGGCGATATTGGAATGTCGATGGGAGGCGAAGCAATTTTTGGAGATGAGCTGGGGCGCGAAATTCGTAAAGTTCGCCAGGACAGCACATACAAAGCCATTGTTTTACGTGTAAACTCTCCTGGTGGTGCAGTTTTTGATTCTGAAGTGATTTGGCGTGAAGCAAAACTGGCTGCTGAAGAAAAAACACTCGTTGTTTCATTCGGCGATGTTGCAGCTTCCGGTGGCTATTATATTTCGTGTCCTGCTGACAAAATTGTTGCCCAACCCAATACAATTACCGGGTCCATAGGAATTTTTGGAACTATCCCCAATTTTGGCGAATTAATGAACGACAAGCTGGGAATTACTACCGATGTAGTTAAAACCAACAAAAATTCTGATTTGCTGACTTTAACCCGGCCTATGACCGGATATGAGAAACAGTTGCTGGAAAATTACATCGCGCGGGGTTATGATACCTTTCTTTCGCACGTAGCCGAGGGACGCGGGATGACAAAAGAAGATGTGGATGCTATTGGGCAGGGGCGTGTATGGAGTGGTGAAAATGCAAAAGAAATTGGTTTGGTTGATGAATTTGGCGGACTGGATGATGCTGTTGAGCTGGCTGCCGAAATTGCCGGTGTAGAAGAATATCGTACTATTTCGCTGCCGTTTTTACCCGATCCGTTTGAAGAATTTTTCAAAACCGGAACCGATAATCTCCGTGCACGTTTCCTGAAAAATGAACTGGGCGAAAAATATCGTTATTATGAATACTGGAAAAAAGCTACAAGCTTTAACGGAATTTTTGCACGGATGCCCTACGATATCTATGTGAATTAG
- a CDS encoding quaternary amine ABC transporter ATP-binding protein: MSDKRKIKIHVENLTLIFGKRKQEALKLLQQGVSKEEILKKTKCTVGVNKANLEIKEGEIFVIMGLSGSGKSTLIRCLNRLNEPTAGNVYFDSHDITRETNKELLETRRTKMSMVFQKFGLLPHHTILENASFGLEIRGEEKEQREARAKRALETVGLKGYESQYPKELSGGMQQRVGLARALANDPEVLLMDEAFSALDPLIKSDMQDELLQIQNKLHKTIVFITHDLDEAIKIGDRIAIMKDGVVEQIGTAEDILTNPASDYVEAFVEKVDRKTIITAETLMFEKFTFAEINKEGPKSIIRKMRTIGMDVLPVEDEDKKFLGYVRLQDILKLEKEKETSIKKVLKTDVPSVYKTYTVEDMLPLITETRYPLAVVDEENGKLLGIVSQTSLIIEATRFEMDEVIELKEKANEI, from the coding sequence ATGTCAGACAAAAGAAAAATAAAAATTCATGTTGAGAATCTAACGCTGATTTTCGGAAAACGAAAACAGGAAGCGTTAAAGCTACTGCAACAAGGGGTTTCAAAAGAAGAAATCCTGAAAAAAACCAAATGTACTGTAGGTGTTAACAAAGCCAATCTCGAAATTAAAGAAGGAGAGATATTTGTAATCATGGGACTGTCGGGCAGTGGAAAATCAACATTAATCCGTTGTCTAAATCGTTTAAACGAACCAACAGCAGGGAATGTATATTTTGATAGTCATGACATCACCCGCGAAACAAACAAGGAACTGCTCGAAACCAGACGTACCAAAATGAGTATGGTTTTTCAGAAATTTGGATTGCTTCCACATCATACCATTCTGGAGAATGCTTCCTTTGGACTTGAAATCAGAGGGGAAGAAAAAGAACAACGAGAGGCACGGGCAAAAAGGGCTTTGGAAACTGTTGGCTTAAAAGGCTACGAATCGCAATATCCTAAGGAACTATCAGGAGGAATGCAACAGAGAGTCGGCCTCGCCCGTGCATTGGCTAACGATCCGGAAGTGCTGCTGATGGACGAAGCCTTTTCGGCACTCGATCCTTTGATCAAGTCAGATATGCAGGATGAGCTTTTACAAATTCAAAATAAACTACATAAAACCATTGTGTTTATTACACACGACCTGGATGAAGCTATAAAAATTGGCGATCGGATTGCAATTATGAAAGACGGGGTCGTAGAACAAATCGGAACGGCAGAAGATATCCTTACCAACCCGGCCAGTGATTATGTGGAAGCTTTTGTTGAAAAGGTGGATAGAAAAACCATAATAACGGCAGAAACTCTGATGTTTGAGAAATTTACTTTCGCCGAAATCAATAAGGAAGGGCCCAAAAGTATAATACGAAAAATGCGAACTATAGGAATGGATGTTCTGCCGGTTGAAGATGAAGACAAAAAATTTCTCGGATATGTCAGGTTGCAGGATATACTGAAGCTGGAGAAAGAAAAGGAAACCTCAATAAAAAAAGTTTTAAAAACAGATGTGCCCAGCGTGTATAAAACATATACAGTTGAAGATATGCTGCCACTGATTACCGAAACCAGATATCCACTTGCAGTGGTTGATGAAGAGAATGGCAAATTACTTGGTATTGTTTCACAAACATCACTGATTATTGAGGCTACACGCTTTGAAATGGATGAAGTGATTGAGTTAAAAGAAAAAGCTAACGAAATTTGA
- a CDS encoding glycoside hydrolase family 88 protein, producing MIKIDLKLQPEHLKKKLDLFWELSAEKIKLIDKNYDASKGSPVFTVNGKYSTRGWTEWTQGFQFGSAILQFDATGENYFLETGRKNTLEKMASHISHTGVHDHGFNNLSTYGNLLRLMNEGKIPLNEWEKNFYELAVKISGAVQAHRWTKTKDGGFIYSFNGPHSLFVDTIRSVRILMASHLLGHVFQGEGDVKISLLERAIQHIAATAKYSVFYGEGRDSYDIWGRTAHESIFNTNDGNFRCPNAQQGYTGFSTWTRGLAWAMLGFAEELELLNKFPDNSLKDFGGKAEIEKMMLKATKATCDFYINNTPVDGIPYWDTGAPNLHKMGDYLDKPSDPYNSWEPVDSSAAAIGAQGLLRLGKYLSENKKKEEGQTYWQAGLTVMNSLLDYPYLSTNPEHQGIILHSIYHQPNGWDNVPEGQKIACGESSMWGDYHAREVALYLKRIIANEKYYTFFNL from the coding sequence ATGATAAAAATTGATCTAAAACTTCAGCCTGAGCATTTAAAAAAGAAACTGGATTTGTTTTGGGAACTTTCCGCGGAAAAAATAAAGTTGATTGACAAAAATTATGACGCTTCAAAAGGTTCGCCTGTTTTTACCGTAAATGGAAAGTATTCAACACGAGGCTGGACAGAGTGGACACAAGGTTTCCAATTTGGATCAGCCATTTTACAGTTTGATGCTACCGGAGAAAACTATTTTCTGGAAACCGGGAGAAAAAATACGCTTGAAAAAATGGCTTCACACATCAGTCATACCGGCGTTCACGATCATGGGTTTAATAATCTCAGCACTTACGGAAATTTGCTTCGTTTAATGAATGAGGGAAAAATTCCTTTAAACGAATGGGAAAAGAATTTTTATGAACTGGCTGTAAAAATCTCAGGAGCGGTGCAAGCCCACCGCTGGACAAAAACAAAAGATGGAGGTTTTATTTATTCATTTAATGGTCCGCATTCGTTGTTTGTTGACACAATACGTTCTGTTCGGATTTTAATGGCAAGCCACTTGCTCGGACATGTTTTTCAGGGAGAGGGAGATGTAAAAATTTCTCTTTTGGAAAGAGCCATTCAACATATTGCAGCAACAGCAAAATATTCTGTTTTTTATGGCGAAGGACGAGACAGCTATGATATTTGGGGGCGAACAGCTCACGAAAGTATTTTTAATACCAACGACGGAAACTTCCGCTGTCCGAATGCACAGCAAGGTTACACCGGTTTTTCAACCTGGACACGCGGGCTGGCATGGGCAATGCTCGGTTTCGCTGAAGAACTGGAACTACTAAATAAATTTCCCGACAACAGTTTAAAAGACTTTGGAGGAAAAGCTGAAATTGAAAAAATGATGCTCAAGGCAACCAAAGCTACCTGCGATTTTTATATAAATAACACGCCGGTTGACGGAATTCCATATTGGGATACAGGGGCTCCAAACCTACATAAAATGGGAGATTACCTGGATAAACCATCCGACCCGTACAACAGCTGGGAGCCGGTTGACAGTTCGGCTGCGGCAATTGGCGCGCAAGGATTACTGCGCCTGGGAAAATACCTTTCTGAAAACAAAAAGAAAGAAGAAGGACAAACCTACTGGCAGGCCGGATTAACCGTAATGAATTCATTGCTTGATTATCCTTATCTGAGTACAAATCCGGAACACCAGGGAATAATCCTGCACAGCATTTACCATCAACCCAACGGCTGGGATAATGTTCCTGAAGGGCAAAAAATCGCCTGTGGGGAATCTTCGATGTGGGGAGATTACCATGCGCGGGAAGTAGCTCTTTATTTAAAAAGAATTATCGCCAACGAAAAATATTATACCTTTTTTAACTTGTGA
- the lpxK gene encoding tetraacyldisaccharide 4'-kinase codes for MLKILLYPFSLLYGIIVYIRNRMYDLNIFKSTEFDVPVISIGNITVGGTGKTPHVEYIVNLLKEKFEIATLSRGYKRKTRGFVKVETDSPVVNVGDEPLQIKKKFPEITVSVCENRVTGVEKILDPKKEKTPDVVILDDAFQHRRITPGINILLIDYNRQIKEDMLLPAGRLREGSYQMRRANIIIFTKCPNEITPIVRRIMQKEVRLKPYQELFFTTLVYDKIISVFSGPDLDERFFEKKEYAVLVVTGIASPVLIYKYLGKFTSSLDTLTFPDHHHYSENDLRLIFRKFEKINSTRKIIVTTEKDAMHFKDISNLTVEFKEALYYLPVKIKFLDEEGRLFNKKILGYVGENKSNRELHKRKNSGQS; via the coding sequence ATGTTGAAAATTCTTCTTTATCCGTTCTCCCTGCTCTATGGAATTATCGTATACATTCGCAACCGGATGTACGACTTAAACATTTTTAAGTCGACCGAATTTGATGTGCCGGTAATTTCAATCGGAAACATTACCGTTGGAGGAACAGGGAAAACTCCGCATGTAGAGTATATTGTTAATCTTTTAAAAGAGAAATTCGAGATAGCCACTTTAAGCCGAGGATATAAACGAAAAACCAGAGGGTTTGTAAAGGTGGAGACCGATTCTCCGGTAGTTAATGTTGGTGACGAACCTTTGCAAATAAAGAAAAAGTTTCCGGAGATAACCGTTTCTGTTTGTGAGAACCGGGTTACCGGTGTAGAAAAAATACTGGATCCTAAAAAAGAGAAAACACCTGATGTGGTTATTTTGGACGACGCTTTTCAGCACCGTCGGATAACTCCCGGTATTAATATCCTGCTTATCGATTACAACAGGCAAATTAAAGAAGATATGCTTTTGCCGGCCGGAAGATTACGTGAAGGGAGCTACCAAATGCGGCGGGCAAACATTATCATTTTCACCAAATGTCCCAATGAAATTACACCCATTGTGAGAAGGATAATGCAAAAGGAAGTCCGGTTGAAACCCTACCAGGAATTATTTTTTACAACATTGGTTTACGATAAAATTATCTCCGTTTTTTCGGGGCCCGATCTGGACGAGCGCTTTTTTGAGAAGAAAGAATATGCTGTTCTGGTAGTAACAGGAATCGCCTCGCCGGTGTTGATATATAAGTATCTCGGGAAATTTACAAGCTCGTTGGATACCTTAACTTTCCCCGACCATCACCATTATTCTGAAAATGATTTACGGCTTATATTTCGTAAGTTTGAAAAAATAAACTCAACCAGGAAAATAATTGTTACTACTGAAAAAGATGCAATGCATTTCAAAGATATATCAAACCTGACGGTTGAATTTAAGGAAGCATTGTATTACCTTCCGGTAAAAATAAAATTCCTCGATGAGGAGGGGAGGTTATTTAATAAAAAGATTTTAGGTTATGTTGGAGAAAATAAAAGCAACCGCGAACTTCATAAAAGAAAGAATTCAGGCCAGTCCTGA
- a CDS encoding purine-nucleoside phosphorylase yields MLEKIKATANFIKERIQASPEYGIILGTGLGGLVKEIEILESIPYKEIPNFPVSTVDGHSGRLIYGKLGDKEVLAMQGRFHFYEGYSMKEVTFPVRVFKFIGITHLFVSNASGGLNPDSNVGDIVIINDHINFFPEHPLRGKNENELGPRFPDMSKPYDKKLRNRAKLIALENSITVGEGVYVGVSGPTFETPAEYKMFRILGGDMVGMSTVPEVIVARHMEMKVFGISIITDSGVPGEIVEISHEEVQEVAMKAEPKMTLILKILIESI; encoded by the coding sequence ATGTTGGAGAAAATAAAAGCAACCGCGAACTTCATAAAAGAAAGAATTCAGGCCAGTCCTGAATATGGAATAATCCTGGGTACCGGGCTTGGTGGCCTGGTTAAAGAAATAGAAATTCTGGAATCAATTCCCTACAAAGAAATTCCAAATTTTCCGGTTTCAACGGTCGATGGGCACAGTGGAAGATTAATTTACGGAAAACTAGGGGATAAAGAGGTGCTTGCTATGCAGGGACGTTTTCATTTTTATGAAGGCTATTCGATGAAAGAAGTGACTTTCCCTGTGCGTGTTTTTAAATTTATTGGAATCACTCATCTGTTTGTTTCCAATGCAAGTGGCGGGCTTAACCCCGATTCCAATGTGGGAGATATTGTTATCATCAACGACCATATCAATTTTTTCCCGGAACACCCTTTGCGCGGGAAAAATGAAAATGAACTTGGACCGCGTTTCCCCGATATGAGTAAACCTTACGACAAGAAGTTAAGAAACAGAGCCAAATTAATAGCGCTGGAAAACAGCATAACGGTTGGAGAAGGGGTTTATGTTGGAGTGTCAGGACCAACTTTTGAAACTCCTGCTGAATATAAAATGTTCCGAATTTTGGGAGGAGACATGGTTGGAATGTCAACTGTTCCGGAGGTGATTGTAGCCAGGCATATGGAGATGAAAGTTTTTGGAATTTCCATTATTACAGATAGCGGTGTACCCGGCGAGATTGTTGAAATATCTCACGAGGAGGTACAGGAAGTTGCGATGAAAGCAGAACCCAAAATGACACTGATTCTGAAAATATTAATTGAAAGTATTTAG